A stretch of the Pogoniulus pusillus isolate bPogPus1 chromosome 14, bPogPus1.pri, whole genome shotgun sequence genome encodes the following:
- the ZHX2 gene encoding zinc fingers and homeoboxes protein 2, whose product MASKRKSTTPCMVRTSEVTEQEGAEGAEASKEKGPGTLQQDSKKKWPSESSVKDCEAVEAKPPAENQSKKPQGGYECKYCPYSTQNLNEFTEHVDTQHPNVILNPLYVCAECNFTTKKYDSLSDHNTKYHPGETNFKLKLIKRNNQTVLEQSIEVTANDATVSSGGLENTECDDSLHGGISASKTPAVKPGKPKGETKKGSKKPEEGVAENHMDGSLPRILTEATEAIACINGDLLHDVLAHVMPSVQLPPNINLVPKVPVPLNSTKYNSALDTNATMINSFNKFPYPTQAELSWLTAASKHPEEQIRIWFATQRLKHGISWSPEEVEEARKKMFNGTIQAVPQTITVLPAPLTTAKMPQPIIQTALPCQILGQTGLVLTPVSNGSTVSCSPITLAVAPNQGQKRTIQNLSSAPEAKRPHVVQVPEVPAKLTAVPLTPASERKKTKEQIAELKASFTASQFPNDAEVYRLIEATGLSRSEIKKWFSDHRYRSQRGIVHIPGDALGKDQIAPSAGRHGRSFHPYTELTPQRFKEKTQEQLRALEESFLRCSFPTQGELDRLRVETKLSRREIDSWFSERRKIRDSMEQAVLDSMGSYRKTKEQETPNGAINQAELLSSSQLPGALSGSSTTFKKTQEQIHLLKSTFARTQWPSPQEYDQLASQTGLTRTEIVRWFKENRSSLRTGSLKWIDQYQQQYVVDGHNEQSQKKGSKHTESPKNGSEVSRQHHQEHKKVNEENGEKVPVRVKRDCEPLKDSLLANQAEGTDRLECNSHDGHGSEENEEPAEVNWVEVTVGEEDVASDCTDSWSHTAPEGQAELADFDSESISGENPHV is encoded by the coding sequence ATGGCTAGCAAAAGAAAGTCAACGACTCCCTGTATGGTGCGCACTTCTGAAGTCACAGAGCAGGAAGGCGCGGAGGGCGCAGAGGCTTCTAAAGAAAAGGGGCCTGGCACGCTGCAGCAGGACTCTAAAAAGAAATGGCCTTCAGAAAGCTCAGTCAAAGACTGTGAAGCAGTTGAGGCAAAGCCCCCAGCTGAAAACCAGTCTAAGAAACCCCAAGGTGGTTATGAGTGTAAATACTGCCCTTACTCAACGCAAAATTTAAATGAATTTACAGAGCACGTCGACACCCAGCATCCGAATGTCATTCTCAACCCCCTCTACGTCTGTGCTGAGTGCAACTTCACAACCAAAAAATACGACTCTTTATCTGACCACAACACAAAATACCACCCAGGAGAGACAAACTTTAAACTGAAACTAATCAAACGTAATAATCAGACCGTTTTAGAGCAGTCCATTGAGGTCACTGCTAACGATGCCACTGTCTCAAGCGGTGGGCTAGAAAACACAGAGTGTGATGATTCACTTCACGGGGGAATTAGCGCAAGTAAAACACCGGCGGTGAAACCGGGAAAGCCTAAAGGGGAAACCAAGAAAGGCTCCAAAAAGCCAGAAGAGGGAGTTGCAGAAAATCACATGGATGGCAGTCTGCCCCGCATCCTAACTGAAGCCACCGAGGCTATTGCTTGCATAAATGGAGACCTTCTTCATGATGTGTTGGCCCACGTTATGCCCTCTGTACAGCTGCCGCCAAACATTAACCTTGTCCCCAAGGTCCCGGTACCTCTGAACAGTACCAAGTACAACTCTGCACTGGACACTAATGCGACCATGATCAACTCTTTTAATAAATTTCCTTACCCAACACAGGCAGAGTTGTCGTGGTTGACAGCAGCATCAAAACACCCAGAAGAGCAAATCCGAATCTGGTTTGCTACACAGCGCTTGAAGCATGGTATAAGTTGGTCTCCTGAAGAAGTGGAGGAGGCAAGAAAGAAGATGTTCAATGGTACTATCCAGGCAGttccccaaaccatcactgtcCTACCAGCTCCTTTGACAACTGCGAAAATGCCTCAGCCTATTATCCAGACAGCTTTGCCTTGTCAGATACTGGGCCAGACAGGTCTGGTGTTGACTCCTGTATCAAACGGTTCAACTGTTTCCTGTTCACCAATTACGCTTGCTGTTGCCCCAAACCAGGGGCAAAAGAGGACAATACAGAACTTATCAAGTGCCCCAGAGGCCAAGCGTCCTCACGTAGTTCAGGTGCCTGAGGTTCCTGCTAAGTTGACTGCTGTACCACTAACGCCAGCCAGTGAGCGAAAAAAGACAAAGGAGCAGATAGCAGAGCTGAAGGCCAGTTTCACGGCAAGCCAGTTTCCCAATGACGCAGAAGTCTACCGGCTGATAGAGGCAACAGGTCTCTCCAGGAGTGAGATCAAGAAGTGGTTCAGTGACCACAGGTATAGAAGTCAAAGGGGCATTGTGCACATCCCTGGCGATGCTTTAGGGAAAGACCAAATAGCACCTTCAGCCGGCCGACATGGCCGATCCTTTCACCCATACACAGAACTTACTCCCCAGAGATTCAAAGAGAAAACCCAAGAGCAGCTTAGGGCCCTTGAGGAAAGCTTCCTAAGATGCTCTTTTCCTACCCAAGGAGAATTAGACAGGCTCCGAGTGGAGACTAAGCTGAGTAGGAGGGAGATAGATTCATGGTTCTCTGAGCGAAGAAAGATAAGGGACAGCATGGAGCAAGCTGTCTTGGACTCGATGGGATCATACAGAAAAACTAAAGAACAAGAAACTCCCAATGGTGCAATAAACCAGGCAGAACTACTGAGTAGCTCTCAGCTCCCTGGTGCTTTATCTGGGTCCTCCACCACATTTAAGAAAACCCAAGAGCAAATTCACCTACTAAAAAGCACATTTGCAAGGACCCAGTGGCCATCACCCCAGGAGTATGACCAGTTAGCATCTCAGACTGGGCTCACAAGAACTGAAATCGTTCGCTGGTTCAAGGAAAACCGCTCATCACTTAGAACAGGGTCACTGAAATGGATTGACCAGTACCAGCAGCAGTATGTTGTTGATGGTCATAATGAGCAAAGCCAGAAAAAGGGATCAAAACACACTGAGAGTCCAAAGAATGGTAGCGAGGTGTCTAGGCAGCATCACCAGGAGCATAAAAAAGTTAATGAAGAGAATGGGGAGAAAGTACCGGTCAGAGTGAAAAGAGACTGTGAACCACTGAAAGACTCTTTGTTGGCAAATCAAGCAGAGGGTACAGACAGGTTGGAGTGCAACAGCCACGATGGCCACGGCAGTGAGGAGAACGAGGAGCCAGCAGAGGTCAACTGGGTGGAAGTGACGGTGGGCGAGGAGGATGTTGCATCAGACTGTACAGACAGCTGGAGCCACACAGCACCCGAaggccaggcagagctggcagactTTGACTCTGAAAGTATATCTGGAGAAAATCCCCACGTGTAG